The stretch of DNA ATTTAACGTTTTACTATTCGGTTCAATGCGAGTGTAAATATCCTCCGCTTCGACTAGTAACCCAATATCAAAATAAGCGTCGGCCATGTTTTTCAATGCCCACGGCTTAAGGTCATTTGTAACATGCTCCCATTTAAAAATCGCCGCTTCATAATCTTTATAATGATAATAAATCTCTCCTTGCGCATAGCGAACAGGAGAGAGATCTGACCCTTCCTTTTGTTGTTCCGCTACATATATCGCACCTAACTGTTCTACCGGAGAACGTTCTGTATTATTTAAATATGATTGATAGTATGTTTTTTCTAATAATGATTGTTCAAATTCTTTTCTTTCATCCATTTTTAATTACACACCCCTTTTACCTTATTAGGAAAGAGCAAACATAGACCTGTCACATAATATTCGAGCATATTCTACATTTTTAGACCATCCTTATATAAAAAAACTATTCCCGAATTAATATATGATATAACAAGAAAAAGAAGACGTACATCGACGTCCTCTTTTTGACAAATTTTAAAACTTTATTGTAGTGGCGTCGGCATGACATACCATGTATTTTCTTGCATTCGTAATTGAAAAGCTAAGTCAGTTTGTTCACCTTCCAATGAAAATTCAACTCTTCCTTGTTGATCTTTCGTTATAACAGTAAAATCTCTAACTTCATTAAATTGCCTCATAAACGAACGATGTGCTTCGACATTACCATCACGATTTTGTTTTACATACTCTTCAACAGGAATGTCCATCGAATCCGGCAAATAAAAGTGATATAGAGTTTCGAAATCTTCTCCTGCTAATACGTACATATATAAGGTAAATATTTCAAAAGGTTTTAATCCTTCCAATACGTTTGGATTAGCTTTTATTTGTTCTACTACTTTTCCTAACTCTTGTTCTACTTCCAAAACTGATTTATCTAAATGTACGTGCGTTCGGTACTCAATAAAAATAATTCTTTCGATTGTTTTTTCCTCATACTCAGTTTCAACATAGATAAACTCAATGAAGCCATCTTCTTCCATCGTCATTAATTGATCTTTCGCTAAATCTGTTAGTTGAAAGGGAACCGGTTCTTCCCCAATTTCGACCGTTACTACATCCCCATTCATTTCTATTAACTTTCCTGTCATTCGTTGATACATAGAATTAGAAATGGAAAATTCCTTTTCCACTAATTCCTCTTGTTGTGCAGAAGTTAAAAAGAGTTGAATCGTATACTTTCCATCTGGTAAGCCGCCGATTGAAAATGCCTCCTCGAACACTTCACCTTGTTTTAATGTTAATGTTTGAATTGCCATTGTTGACATAACTTCTCTAGATAATTGAGAAATCATTTCTCCATGTTCATCGAAAACAATATAATCAACAGTTAAACCACTTGAAATTTCGTATTGCACTTCTACTCCGCTATCATTCTTTAATGTGTATTGAACTTCTATTGACCCGTTTTCTCCATTTTTAATCGCAGCCTCTTTCACCATTTCTCCACTGTAAGATGGTTTTGGTTCCTCTTTAGGCTGTTCTCCCGTTGAATTTTCTACTTTTCCACAACCAATTAAAATACTTGAAATAACTACAAAAACGATTAACCCCTTTACCCATGTACGCATGAACATTTAAAATCCGCCCCTATTTGTTTTATATTAGAAAAGCTACATTATGTTTGACGCGGTCTTATTTGAAAAGTTTCTTCTTTTATTAAAATATTTTTCCATTATGAAGTAGCCGTTTAACACATAAAAAAGAGGTGGGACATAACTATTTTTCTCAAAGTAAAAGACGAACAAGTAGAGTGGAAATAACCCGCTACGGAAATATACTTCGCTTTCCGCGGGCGGCTGGTGAGCCTCCTCGTGCTTCGCACTGCGGGGTCTCACCTATGCCTTTCCTCCCGCTGGAGTCTACGTATATTTCCTCCGCTAATTTTGCGGTAATTCGTTTTTTATTATGATCATTTTAGTTTTGTCTCAGCCTCTTTAGCTAAAAGTTAATACTTTTTTATTATTTGTGTGAAGGGTAAAACTTGTAACAGTTCTTGAAATTTTCCCTTCCTTCACGTATACGATTCGATCGGCTAAAGCTTTCGCATCTGCTTCATCATGCGTTACTAAAATAGAAGTAATTCCAGTCTGTTTAATAATAACACGAAGCTCTTCCCTAATTTTCTCTTGAAGACTCCTATCTAAATTACTAAATGGCTCATCAAAGATTAATAAGGACGGAGCTGGAGCTAAAGCACGAGCTAGCGCAACACGCTGCTGTTGCCCTCCGCTAAGCTCATAAGGATAGCGATCTTTAAAATCTTGTAAGTTAACGAGTGTTAACATTTCTTCTAATCTTTCTTGCTTTTGTTTTCTATTTAATTTTTTTAAACCAAATTTAATATTATTGGCTACTGTCATATGTGGAAATAAGCAATAGTCCTGAAAAACCATTCCAATTCCACGTTTTTCTGGAGGCGTGAAATGTTTGTCATCGATCATTTTTTGTCCGTTTATCGAAATACTGCCTTTTTGAGGTATTTCCAAGCCTGCAATTAATCGTAAAATGGTACTTTTTCCGCTACCACTATCTCCTAAGATGGAAACGACTTCGCCTTTTTCTATATTTAAAGAAAAGTTTTGAATAGTTGGCGTTTTAGCATTACGATATTGAAACAGTAAATCTTCTATTTTGACATACATATTATTTAGCCTCCTTTTCCAATAAACGGTGAAAGATAAAGATTGATATTCCACTAATTAATATAATAAACAATGAAGCAATCGAAGCTTCTTGTACTCTTTCATCATTCGCATATTTATATGCTTGTGTTGCTAATGTAGCAAAGTTAAAAGGTTGTAGAAAAAGCGTAAGCGGTAACTCTTTTAATATATCCACGAAAACTAGAATAAAACCACTAAAGATCGCACTTTTCATTAGGGGTAAATCTACTTTAAAAAACGTCCGAATGGTCGATGACCCTAATAAACGAGATGCTTCCGTAAAACTATTCCCTATCTTTTCATAACCAGTCTCAATAGAGTTAAAACCGATTGCTAAAAAGCGAATAATATAGGCTGAAACTAACATTACTAAACTTGTTCGTAAAATAAATTGAGAATCAATTTGAAGCGTACTATATATGTTTAGTAATACACTATCGAGCGTTATAAATATCGTAATAATGGCAATGGCAATGGCTGCTCCAGGAATAGAATAACCTAATGTAGTAACGCGAGAAATTATTTTTACAAATATGCTATCATGCAATCTCGTATAATTTGCGATAATTAATGCGATAACCACGATAATTAGGGAAGCAACCCCTGCTACAAATATGGAGTTTTTCGCTAATGTTAAAAACTGCGGACTCCAAATGGTTTCATATGTCATAAGACCCCATTGTATTAATTGCGCTAATGGGATAATAAACGCGATACCAAATATAAAAGAACAGTACCCCGTAATCGCCCATGCCTTCCAGCCTTTTAATCTTTTAGGTTGAACAGGTCGAACTTTCGTAGAGGCATAACTATACTTTTTCCTTCCGCGTAATACTTTCTCTAGCATTAAAACGATAATAACGATGAACATTAGTAAACCTGCTAGTTTTAAAGCAGAATCTAAATCTTTCATACCATACCAAGTACGGAATATTGCCGTACTAAACGTTTGTATTCCAAAATAACTAACTACTCCATAATCATTTAACACCTCTAGTATTACTAGTGTCACACTTCCTATAATGGCAGCTTGTGATAGAGGTAAGGCAACTCGAAAGAACGTGCTAGTAGAACCACTTCCTAATAGCGTTGCATTTTCAATTAAGGAAGCAGACTGATTTTGGAAAAATGTTTTCGTAATGGTATACACGTAAGGATATAAAAATAGTGTAAATATGAAGACTGCCCCTTGAATGGACATGATATTGAAATATGCTTGGTTTACTTGAATATCAAAGGAGTTACGTAACGTTGTTTGAATAACACCTGTGTAATTTAATATGCCGTGGTATGCGTAAGCACCAATATAAGGTGGAATCGCTAACGGTAAAATTAATCCCCATTTAAAAAATCTTTTTAATGGAAAGTCATATATCGTCACGAACCAAGCTAGCGTTGTACCGATAATCGTAGTTGCTATTGCAGTAAATAGAAGGATAACCGTTGTATTATATATATAATCTTGTAGTAAGTAATGTTTAATATGTTCCCAGTTTTCATTAGGTTCTGTGAAAAACTGTATGCCTATTAATAGATTCGGTATGAGAATGATAGAAATAAAGAAAAGGCTTAAAATTGTCCATATGTTCATATGCTGTTTAGCTTGCTGGATAATACGCAATGATGACACTTCCTTTAATTAATGAACAATTTCTTTTGTTTTGTATGTGCTTTCACTTAATCCGCTTTAATTATAACGAAAATCATTCTCAAATGGAATATGTATTGGTTGGAAAAAACAAAACCGTCACAATTTTTGCATAGTGACGGTTTTTAATTTGGGGGAGTGTTAGTTTATACGGGCCTGAGCGTAGCGCCTGTGCTTTTCTTTGTCCAGCTACAGGGGCTAGCGGCTCGAGGTCATAAGCCAGTCACTTCCGGTGGGCAAACCCCGCCCACCGGCAGCGCCTGTCTTATGCTTGTCGCCGCTAAGCGAGCCCCTTTCGCTTTTCTTATTTCCAACCGACTTGGTTGAAGATTCGGATGGCTTGTTGTTGGTTTTGGCCTAGTACTGATAGGTCGATGTCTTGTTCTTTGAAATCGCCCCAAGATTTTAATAGTTCTGCTGGTTCTACATTAGGGTTAGCTGGGTATTCAAAGTTAGCCGAAGCGAATTTTTCTTGTGCTTCTTCACTTGATAAAAACTCAATAAATTTAATAGCGTTATCCTTGTTTTTAGCATGCTTTGTTACACCAGCAGCACTTACGTTAATATGTGTTCCAGTTGTATCTTGGTTCGGGAAGAAGATCCCTACATTTTCTGCTACTTTTACTTCTTCTGCATCTTCTGAGTTTAGCATTCCACCGATATAGTACGTATTCATAATCGCTACATCTGCTTCACCTGCAACGACTGCTTTTGCTTGGTCGCGATCTCCACCTTGTGGATCTCTAGCCATGTTGTTTACAATTCCTTGTGCCCATTCCGTTGCTGCCTCTTCACCCATAATGTCAATAAAAGATGCTAGTAAAGAAATGTTATACATGTTATCCGAAGAGCGAACAACTAGACGTTTATTCCAATCTGATTCTGTTAATGCTTCGTAAGTTGATAGTTCCGCTGGATCAACACGGTCTTTCGCATAAACGATCACACGTGCTCTTTTCGTAATACCAAACCAATGATTCTCATCGTCTCTTAGTTTATCAGGAATATTGTTAGAGATAACATCACTTTCGATTGCTTGAAGTAATCCGCTTTCTTTTGCAGCATGTAAGTTACCAGCGTCTGCAGTAATAAAAACGTCTGCTTCTGTCGCTTCTCCTTCAATGTTTAGGCGCTCCATTAATTCGTCGCCTTTACCTTCTACTACATTTACTTTAATACCTGTTTGTTCTTCAAACACTTTATACAGCTCTTGGTCTGTCTCGTAGTGTCTGCTTGTATATAAATTTACCACTCCACTACTTTGTTCTTCATTAGGTTGCTCCTCGTTACTTCCTGCTTGGTTTGTTCCACCATTATTGTTCGTTGCGCAACCAAGTAATGTTGCAACCGTTAACAAAAACACTAAACTTAATGAAATTATTCTTTTTGACATAAGATGTACGCCTCTTTTCTATGTATTTTATTAATAATGAAATTCATTCTCACTAACTATTATTATATTAAGAATAACAAATTAGTCAACACTTTCTTAAAATAATTACAAAAAATTATATATTATATAATAATTCACTCTTAGCTTTTTCGTGTTGAGATCATATAAAAAAGCCGTCCTTTTTAGTATAGGACAGCTTAGACAAATATATTAGATAGTTCTTTTCTTTTTACTTCTTTCCCAGAACGCTCAATCGCTTTTTCTATAAGGACAGCCATCGCATCTACTGTATGACAGGACGTTTCCTTCCTTAATGGAATAATTGATAGTTCCGTACATGCTAAAATAACACAGCGACAATTTTCCTCTTTTATTAACTGATGAACAATTGCTTCAAAGCGATCTTGGTCGGAACCGATGTCTGCTTTTATATTATATATAATGTTCATTACTTCATCTTGTAACGGTTTATTCGGCGTATACAAATTGAGATTATATTTTTGACACTCTTTTTCGTAAATGCCGCTATTTACAGTGCCGTTTGTAGCTAGTAATCCAATTTTACTTCCTTCACCAAATTTTTCATAAATTTCTTTTACTGTTTCTTGTACCATATGGATGATAGGAATGGTTGTCATTCCTTGCATCTCTTCATAAAAGAAGTGTGATGTGTTACACGGAATCGCAATATTGGACACTTCTGCCTTTTCAAGCATTTCAAAATCTCTTTTTATCTCTCGTAAAAAGTCTTCGCCTCGCTCTTCCAAAATAACCGTTGTTCGATCTGGTAAAGTAGCATGATTCATAATAACAATATCTATGTGCTCTTGATCACTATTGGCAACTGTATTTTCTATTAGTTTATCGAAAAATACACTTGTTGCTTTCGGCCCCATTCCGCCAATAATGCCTAAACGTTTCCCTTTCATACTTCACCAACTTTTTTTAGCTTTTAAGAAAGTACAAAAATTCCCGTACATTACGAGTTCTTCTATAAATCGTTCTATCGTATCACCACTAAGGCATGACTACCTAGTTCTATATAACTGTTAAAGAAATCAATGGCATCGTGGGTTACTTGTCCTTTTAGTGGATCCATTACGTGCACCATTCCATTTTCGTAGCCATTTAATACAACGGCATGCAAATTGACAGGCGCTTGAAACTTTTCTTCCGTTGATTCAAAATGCCATGAGTACGTAACTTTCGGTGGACTCAAATCTAAAGTTACCCATATCACGACGGGATTACCTTGTTGTAAATATTCCATGATTTCGCCTGGTGTACTTCCGCTTAAATCTTTTACAGTTTCTTTACCGCCAACATCGGCTATATACGTTCGGGCTGCATCTACAATTGGAGGAGCATAACTGAAAAAACCGTCCTTACGTCTCGGATCACCAGCATAAGCCTCATACGGATTTCCTCCGATTAGCTTTCCATCCTTCCAGAAAAATGGCACTTTTGTTAAGTAGTCGTCTGCCATTTCTGTTTTACTTATAGAGTATCCACAAAATTGTAAAACGGCTGTTAAAGACGTAATTTCGCAACCATTCGGCAGTTCCGGATTTTGCAAAATCGTTTCTACCGGAATAGATACACCATTTTTCAGCTCTGCCTTTTCTTCTTCATCAAGAGGTACGGAAACAACAGGAGTGGCAGCAAATGCATTATTCACCATTAAAAGCGCAACATTAACAATAATTAATAGTAAGCTTAAAAAAACTGGTTTTTTCATAATTACTGGTACCCTCCTGCTCTTTCACCATAAGTTTGACAAATTAACAGTCTTTAAAAAACTTTTTATACCATACTAAAAATACGTAAACTGTCCATATATAACGAGCATAGTTTTCTTTCCCGTTATAATGATCATCTAAAAACTGTACTAGTTCTCTCGTTTCAAAAAATTCCGCAGCCATGTCTGATTCGAACATTTCTTTTACTTTGTTATAATATTTCTCTTCACGTAGCCAGAAGCGAATAGGAACTGGGAAGCCGACTTTTGTACGGTTTGCCCATTCTGAAGGAATGACTTCTTCTGCTGCTTGACGTAATGCTATTTTTGTTTGTTTACTATTTATTTTATACTGTGCTGGAACTTGTGCAGCAAGTGACATTACAACTTTATCTAAAAATGGAACACGTAACTCAATAGAATGAGCAGAACTCATTTTATCAGCTTTTAGTAAAATGTCTCCTGGTAACCATAAATTCATATCTAAATACTGCATTTTCGTTACGTCGTCTTTATTTTTAACTTTCTCATAAACCTTTTCTGTAATGCTTTGTACAGATGGCCCATTTTTGTAATCATTCTTTAATACTTTTAACGCATCATCTTCTGCAAAAACTTTCGCTTGTCCAATGAAGCGTTCTTCTACCTTTTGACCACCTTTATCTAAAAACTCTGTAATTCTGTTATGTGGTAGTTTTCGTGCTAATAACGATAGCGGACGACGAATTGCATACGGTACTGACTTTTGATATTTTTCTTGATTTGGTGACGTTTGATACCAAATGTAGCCGCCGAATAGTTCATCTGCTCCTTCTCCTGATAAAACTACTGTTACATGCTCACTAGCAAGCTGTGCTAAAAAGTATAACGGAACAGAAGACGGATTTGATTGAGGCTCGTCCATATGATATTGAATTGTTGGTAGCATATCAAAACAATCATCGGCATCAATAATGCGCTTATGATTTTCTATGTTTAAAATATCTGATAGCTCTTTCGCTAAATTTGTTTCATTGAATATACCTTCGTGATCTTCGAAACCGACAGAAAATGTTTTGTTCGGTTTTAAAAGTGACGTAATATAACTAGAGTCGATACCACCAGAAAGGAATGAACCAACTTTTACATCACTTATTTTATGATATTTAACAGACTCTTCGACTGTTTTTTTAATTTCATTTACGTAATGTTCAAAGCTATTTTCACTTTCATCAAACATTGGGTCCCAATAACGATTAATTTGAATAGACCCTTTTTTATATAACATATAATGCCCTGGTTTTAACTTGAATACACCTTTAAAGAACGTTTCATCCAACACAGAGTATTGGAACGTTAAATAAGGTTTTAGCGCATCTTTGTTTAATTCTTTAATAAATCCAGGGTGTTTTAAAAACGATTTTATTTCAGACCCAAAAATAAAGGAATTATCTGTAGTATTTTGTGTATAGTATAAAGGTTTTATACCGAAATGATCTCTTGCGATAAATAATGATTCTTCTTTTTTATCGTAAATAGCAAAAGCGAACATACCTCTTAGCTTTTCTACTAGATTTACTCCATATTCCTCATAACCATGAATTAAAACTTCACTATCTGTATGACTAACAAATTGGTGTCCTTTTTCTACTAAATCTTCACGAAGTTCTTGGAAATTGTAAATTTCCCCATTAAAAATAAGCACACAGCTGTTATCTTCATTGTACATTGGCTGGTCTGCTTCTTCAGTTAAGTCAATAATACTTAAGCGACGAAAACCTAAGGCCACTTTATCGTCTGTAAATACTCCACCGCTATCAGGACCGCGGTGTGTAATTGTATCCATCATTGTTTCTACTAAATTTTTCTTTTCTTCCGCATTTGCATTACTTGCAAAACCTACAAAACCACACATATTTATATGTCACCTTTCGTATACAGGATGCTGTATTATGAACTACTCTGTTTCTTCTTCAACTATTGTAATTGTTTATTTTAATATAGAAAAGTGGAAAGAGGTTGGGACATAACTACTTTTATCAAAGTAAAAAACGAACAAAAAATAGTAGTGTGGAAATATCCCGCTCCGGAAATTCTGCTACTGTTCGTTTTTTATCATGATCATATTAGTTTTGTCTCAGCCTCTTTTACTTCATTGCAAATGACCGACTGTTTTTGGTGCTTTTGAAGTACGTTTATGAATAATTTCTAATGCTATTTCTCCACCAAGGTCCATGCCTTGTGCACCTGCTAGTAATATTAAGTCATTTTCTACAACATTTGTAATAGCTTCTGTAATGGCGTCTGGAAGTTCGTCGTAAAGTTTAACTTCAATACCTGCCTTCTCCATTACGTCCATAAATGCTTTTACTTCTTCATCTGTCACACGATCTTTTAATGTTACATGTGAAACACTTTTCGTTGCAATAATTTCACTAATATTTAGTTTAGATGCCCATTCTACAATTGCTTCTGCATTTTCTCTATTAACCGTTGGGCCTCTTTCACCACGAATCGCATAGACAAGATGGAGATTTTGGAAATCCATATACTGAAGTGTCTTTAGCGTAATATTAATATTTCCAGGGTTAGCAAAATGGTCATCTACTATCTTAATATCCTCTTCAAAAATAAATTCAAAACGTCGTTCTACGCCAGTAAACGTTTGAAGAGTTTCTTGAATAGATGCAATCGATACATTATTTAATAGAGCTACAGTAATGGCAACCATAGAATTATATACAGAGTGCAATCCAGGTACCGCTAATTCCACTTCAAATGAGCAAGGTGTTAAGTGAGCGGATTTCGATTTGAATTCTTTCACTATTTCGTAAGTGAATTTACCTCTACCAGTAGAAAGGTCTAAGTTTTTACAACGAATATGCCCTTCTTCGTTTCTAACACCGAACGTAACGACACTAGCATTTGTTCGATTAATTAAAGAAGCGGAATATTCATCATCTAAATTTAAGACTGCAACACTGTTTTCAGAAGCATTCGTTATTAAGCTTGATTTCACATTCCAATATTGTTCAAAAGACCCGTGAGAATCGATATGTTCACGGCTAATGTTATTTAGCGTAACAATATCATACTCTACCGTTTCCACTCGGTTTGTTTCCATTGCTGCTGATGAAACTTCCATACTTACATGCGTTACGCCTCGCTCTACCATTTGGTGCAAGTAATTTTGTAAGTCTAAAGATTCTGGCGTTGTTAGTTCTGCCGGGAAAGAATAGTCATCAATTTTGACTGTAACAGTACCAATTAGGCCTGTCTTGTATCCTTCTGTTTCGAGCATCGCATTTGTCATATAAGACGTTGTTGTTTTACCGTTTGTTGCAGTAATCCCTATCATTTTTAATTTTTTGGAAGGTTCGTTAAAATAGGCATTCCCTAATTGAGCAAGCGCAATTCTACTGTTTTCCACACGATATTGAGGAATGTCTATTCCTTCTTGGAAGTCTTCTACTACCGCAGCGATAGCTCCATTTTTAACAGCATCAGCTAAATATTTATGACCGTCCGTTTTATATCCCTTGATACATACAAATAGATGACCGCTTTCGACCTTTTGCGAATGATACGATAATCCTGTTATCGATATGTTTTCTTCTTTATATGTTTCTACCACGCTAATCGCTTGTAATAATTGTTGTAAATTTACCACATTTAATCCCACCTTTAATTGGAGCTTCTACGAAACTTCTTTCCAGCAATCATTTGTAAAAAGGAAATTGCAGGCTTTGGATCTTTCCAATCCCAAATAGCATAAGCTTTCTTTTTTAGTAATGACTGTAAAACGTCCTTCGTTGATAACTGGCCTGTTTTTATATATCCTTTAATCGCTAAAATATCTTCATACACATACCAAAAAGCGGTATTCGTGTTTTCTGTCACTGCTTTTGATTGTAACGGAGATCCCGTTAATTCTCGATAAGTAATATATGGGAAGTTTATCCCAACTTTATATAACAAATGGTTTAAGTTTGTAATTCTTGCGTTTATTTCAATTAAGTAAAAGTTGCCTGTTTCTGCATCTTTTTTAAATTCAATTTCTGCAAATCCTTTAAAACCTATATCCTCAAGAAACTTGGCACCAACTTCATATAATTCCGGAATATATTTTTGCTCTGTGTAGACAGATGCGCCAAAATTTATAGGATATTG from Sutcliffiella cohnii encodes:
- the asnB gene encoding asparagine synthase (glutamine-hydrolyzing), producing the protein MCGFVGFASNANAEEKKNLVETMMDTITHRGPDSGGVFTDDKVALGFRRLSIIDLTEEADQPMYNEDNSCVLIFNGEIYNFQELREDLVEKGHQFVSHTDSEVLIHGYEEYGVNLVEKLRGMFAFAIYDKKEESLFIARDHFGIKPLYYTQNTTDNSFIFGSEIKSFLKHPGFIKELNKDALKPYLTFQYSVLDETFFKGVFKLKPGHYMLYKKGSIQINRYWDPMFDESENSFEHYVNEIKKTVEESVKYHKISDVKVGSFLSGGIDSSYITSLLKPNKTFSVGFEDHEGIFNETNLAKELSDILNIENHKRIIDADDCFDMLPTIQYHMDEPQSNPSSVPLYFLAQLASEHVTVVLSGEGADELFGGYIWYQTSPNQEKYQKSVPYAIRRPLSLLARKLPHNRITEFLDKGGQKVEERFIGQAKVFAEDDALKVLKNDYKNGPSVQSITEKVYEKVKNKDDVTKMQYLDMNLWLPGDILLKADKMSSAHSIELRVPFLDKVVMSLAAQVPAQYKINSKQTKIALRQAAEEVIPSEWANRTKVGFPVPIRFWLREEKYYNKVKEMFESDMAAEFFETRELVQFLDDHYNGKENYARYIWTVYVFLVWYKKFFKDC
- a CDS encoding Mur ligase family protein, with protein sequence MVNLQQLLQAISVVETYKEENISITGLSYHSQKVESGHLFVCIKGYKTDGHKYLADAVKNGAIAAVVEDFQEGIDIPQYRVENSRIALAQLGNAYFNEPSKKLKMIGITATNGKTTTSYMTNAMLETEGYKTGLIGTVTVKIDDYSFPAELTTPESLDLQNYLHQMVERGVTHVSMEVSSAAMETNRVETVEYDIVTLNNISREHIDSHGSFEQYWNVKSSLITNASENSVAVLNLDDEYSASLINRTNASVVTFGVRNEEGHIRCKNLDLSTGRGKFTYEIVKEFKSKSAHLTPCSFEVELAVPGLHSVYNSMVAITVALLNNVSIASIQETLQTFTGVERRFEFIFEEDIKIVDDHFANPGNINITLKTLQYMDFQNLHLVYAIRGERGPTVNRENAEAIVEWASKLNISEIIATKSVSHVTLKDRVTDEEVKAFMDVMEKAGIEVKLYDELPDAITEAITNVVENDLILLAGAQGMDLGGEIALEIIHKRTSKAPKTVGHLQ
- a CDS encoding ABC transporter permease, producing MNIWTILSLFFISIILIPNLLIGIQFFTEPNENWEHIKHYLLQDYIYNTTVILLFTAIATTIIGTTLAWFVTIYDFPLKRFFKWGLILPLAIPPYIGAYAYHGILNYTGVIQTTLRNSFDIQVNQAYFNIMSIQGAVFIFTLFLYPYVYTITKTFFQNQSASLIENATLLGSGSTSTFFRVALPLSQAAIIGSVTLVILEVLNDYGVVSYFGIQTFSTAIFRTWYGMKDLDSALKLAGLLMFIVIIVLMLEKVLRGRKKYSYASTKVRPVQPKRLKGWKAWAITGYCSFIFGIAFIIPLAQLIQWGLMTYETIWSPQFLTLAKNSIFVAGVASLIIVVIALIIANYTRLHDSIFVKIISRVTTLGYSIPGAAIAIAIITIFITLDSVLLNIYSTLQIDSQFILRTSLVMLVSAYIIRFLAIGFNSIETGYEKIGNSFTEASRLLGSSTIRTFFKVDLPLMKSAIFSGFILVFVDILKELPLTLFLQPFNFATLATQAYKYANDERVQEASIASLFIILISGISIFIFHRLLEKEAK
- a CDS encoding aspartate/glutamate racemase family protein; this translates as MKGKRLGIIGGMGPKATSVFFDKLIENTVANSDQEHIDIVIMNHATLPDRTTVILEERGEDFLREIKRDFEMLEKAEVSNIAIPCNTSHFFYEEMQGMTTIPIIHMVQETVKEIYEKFGEGSKIGLLATNGTVNSGIYEKECQKYNLNLYTPNKPLQDEVMNIIYNIKADIGSDQDRFEAIVHQLIKEENCRCVILACTELSIIPLRKETSCHTVDAMAVLIEKAIERSGKEVKRKELSNIFV
- a CDS encoding BsuPI-related putative proteinase inhibitor; this encodes MFMRTWVKGLIVFVVISSILIGCGKVENSTGEQPKEEPKPSYSGEMVKEAAIKNGENGSIEVQYTLKNDSGVEVQYEISSGLTVDYIVFDEHGEMISQLSREVMSTMAIQTLTLKQGEVFEEAFSIGGLPDGKYTIQLFLTSAQQEELVEKEFSISNSMYQRMTGKLIEMNGDVVTVEIGEEPVPFQLTDLAKDQLMTMEEDGFIEFIYVETEYEEKTIERIIFIEYRTHVHLDKSVLEVEQELGKVVEQIKANPNVLEGLKPFEIFTLYMYVLAGEDFETLYHFYLPDSMDIPVEEYVKQNRDGNVEAHRSFMRQFNEVRDFTVITKDQQGRVEFSLEGEQTDLAFQLRMQENTWYVMPTPLQ
- a CDS encoding C39 family peptidase: MKKPVFLSLLLIIVNVALLMVNNAFAATPVVSVPLDEEEKAELKNGVSIPVETILQNPELPNGCEITSLTAVLQFCGYSISKTEMADDYLTKVPFFWKDGKLIGGNPYEAYAGDPRRKDGFFSYAPPIVDAARTYIADVGGKETVKDLSGSTPGEIMEYLQQGNPVVIWVTLDLSPPKVTYSWHFESTEEKFQAPVNLHAVVLNGYENGMVHVMDPLKGQVTHDAIDFFNSYIELGSHALVVIR
- a CDS encoding ABC transporter ATP-binding protein, with protein sequence MYVKIEDLLFQYRNAKTPTIQNFSLNIEKGEVVSILGDSGSGKSTILRLIAGLEIPQKGSISINGQKMIDDKHFTPPEKRGIGMVFQDYCLFPHMTVANNIKFGLKKLNRKQKQERLEEMLTLVNLQDFKDRYPYELSGGQQQRVALARALAPAPSLLIFDEPFSNLDRSLQEKIREELRVIIKQTGITSILVTHDEADAKALADRIVYVKEGKISRTVTSFTLHTNNKKVLTFS
- a CDS encoding Fe(3+) ABC transporter substrate-binding protein, with the protein product MSKRIISLSLVFLLTVATLLGCATNNNGGTNQAGSNEEQPNEEQSSGVVNLYTSRHYETDQELYKVFEEQTGIKVNVVEGKGDELMERLNIEGEATEADVFITADAGNLHAAKESGLLQAIESDVISNNIPDKLRDDENHWFGITKRARVIVYAKDRVDPAELSTYEALTESDWNKRLVVRSSDNMYNISLLASFIDIMGEEAATEWAQGIVNNMARDPQGGDRDQAKAVVAGEADVAIMNTYYIGGMLNSEDAEEVKVAENVGIFFPNQDTTGTHINVSAAGVTKHAKNKDNAIKFIEFLSSEEAQEKFASANFEYPANPNVEPAELLKSWGDFKEQDIDLSVLGQNQQQAIRIFNQVGWK